GGCATAATATGACTAGAATTGATCTTGAAGAATATGGTACTTCCGGTAATTTTAAAGATCCACTAATAGTTATTGATCCAGTTGATAAAAATCGAAATGTAGCAGCAGCACTAAGTATACAAAAATTTAATGAATTTATAATAGCAGCACGAAACTTTCTAGAGGATAAAGATAAGCTTAAATTCTTCCAGAAACATGAAATAAACACAACAACATGTGAACTTAAAGAAGTATTTAAAAAACGAAAAACAAAATGCTACATTCTATCAATAAGTGTACCAGATCTACCTACAGATGTAATATATCCACAGGTAAATAAGACAATGAACTCACTTAAACGTGTAAGTGAAATGTATGATTTTAGTCTTCTTAACACATCATACTACCTGCATGATAATAAGGCTTATATTATTCTTGAATATGAATATGATATATTACCTGATGTAAAAATACATAATGGTCCACGAATTGCAGATAAAATAAATTCACAAAATTTCAAAAATAAATATCCTGATGCATTTATCATGAATGATAAATATGTTAACATATCACCACGTAAATATAAAACAGTAAATGAAATGATAAATGAAGTACTTAAACCTGAAAATATGAGTATTTTAAAGCTTGGAAAAAATATAAAAGAAGAAATAATAAATACAGGCTATAATTTATCTGGTGTTGATGAATTTATTGATAATGATGCTAAATGTGAGGATATAGATGAAATATTTTTATACTTACATCCTAATTATAATATAGAACGATAGTTTTAAAACTTCTACTCCCCCACACACCCTTTTTTTTATTATTTTCTTTCATAAACAAATTTTGGCACAGCTTTATCAAATGGGTCAAATGTTTCAATATTTTTTATTAACATTGACTTCATACTAACTTTTGAATGAAGTGTTGATGGAAGTCGTAATATACGTTTAAGATCAATTGATACTTTTGTATCTGCTATTGCCAGATTTGTTCGTGCTATTTGTTCTTGAAGTTTTTTATATCTGATTGGTCCTATATCTTGAGTGAAAAATCCCCAGTGATCTGGTAGTTCATCTTTATATTTTATTGTATCTTTTAGGAGTTTTTCATCTATATCTACTGGTGTATCCTTCTTTAGGTGTTGTATTGTATAATTCATCCAGTTTTTAAAGTTTTGATAATAAGCAAATGAAAGTGTATATGAATTAAACTTGTTATATCTTAATTTTTTGGCATCTTCCATGTCTGGTACTTTTCCACCTAGAACATATTGTATTATTTCTCCTCGCATTTCACTATTCATATCCATTGCATGCTCATCAAGTACTCTTAGATGATATCCTCGTCCTGAGTATACATAGTTTAGATTTTTAAATCCTATATCTGATTTTAGTATATCACCTATGTTTAGTACTATTTCTTTTGCCTGTTTTAAGCATTTATCACATACTTCTCCTGGTTTACATTCACATGTTCTAATTGGTATATCTTTTGCATCTACATCAAATACAAATTCTGCTTTTTCCCATCCATGTCTTTTTTCTGGTTTATCATAGTATGCTACTGATGTGTAGGCTGCAAATGGCTTTTTTGCTTTCATAAATCTTTTAAGTCGTAGTGGATCTGTGAATGTTTTATATCGATCATTTGGTCCTTGTCCTATGTGATCAAATCCAAATTCACGTGAGTATAAAGAATTTAGTATAAAATCTGGTATATCATTTACATCCCATTCTTCTTTGTAGTATAATGTTCGTTCTCTGTATGTTGCAGGTTTTAGTTCTATTTCCATTTTATTTATTGTCCTCCCTTTTGTTTTATTTTTCGCATTCTATTGTAGTATGTTAGTGGATTTCCTATTTTCACGCAATCTTTATTAGGTTTACATATGTGTGGCATGTGTAGTTTTATTTTATCACAACTCATTGGTGTATACCAGTGTGTTTCTCCTTCATATTCACGTTTAAGTTCATCATGCATTCCAAAGCCTAATTTTGCATTGATGTTTATCTTCTCTTGTGGTTGATCTTTAAATAGTGGTGGTCTGCATGATTGTGCTGCATCATATATGAGTGGTATTACCTGATCATGTGTTATG
The window above is part of the Methanosphaera cuniculi genome. Proteins encoded here:
- the cca gene encoding CCA tRNA nucleotidyltransferase codes for the protein MLKTIKPSDEQRRKIEEFSQTLSNIILDYAKDKNIDINCRLVGSMAKKTSLINKADIDMFMTFDLSFNEEELKKYGLEFGKHCIETLNGKSELRFASHPYITGFIDGYEIDFVPCYRIKDSSELKSAVDRTILHTDYIQSHLTDEQADEVLLLKKFMSCVNTYGANYKVSGFSGYLCELLILEYKTFENVLYNAANNWHNMTRIDLEEYGTSGNFKDPLIVIDPVDKNRNVAAALSIQKFNEFIIAARNFLEDKDKLKFFQKHEINTTTCELKEVFKKRKTKCYILSISVPDLPTDVIYPQVNKTMNSLKRVSEMYDFSLLNTSYYLHDNKAYIILEYEYDILPDVKIHNGPRIADKINSQNFKNKYPDAFIMNDKYVNISPRKYKTVNEMINEVLKPENMSILKLGKNIKEEIINTGYNLSGVDEFIDNDAKCEDIDEIFLYLHPNYNIER
- the priS gene encoding DNA primase catalytic subunit PriS, with the translated sequence MEIELKPATYRERTLYYKEEWDVNDIPDFILNSLYSREFGFDHIGQGPNDRYKTFTDPLRLKRFMKAKKPFAAYTSVAYYDKPEKRHGWEKAEFVFDVDAKDIPIRTCECKPGEVCDKCLKQAKEIVLNIGDILKSDIGFKNLNYVYSGRGYHLRVLDEHAMDMNSEMRGEIIQYVLGGKVPDMEDAKKLRYNKFNSYTLSFAYYQNFKNWMNYTIQHLKKDTPVDIDEKLLKDTIKYKDELPDHWGFFTQDIGPIRYKKLQEQIARTNLAIADTKVSIDLKRILRLPSTLHSKVSMKSMLIKNIETFDPFDKAVPKFVYERK